Proteins from one Moorella sp. E308F genomic window:
- a CDS encoding anaerobic ribonucleoside-triphosphate reductase: protein MQFNITFEEEFDKLYESFVNDPKGKEYLKLDGIAPEKIDVGAMSKAYFTSRLADASIDTNANANEEISANNYQAEITKGLLKLDGYYLLWKYMKKRFGLERANEAIKAIWEGKLYFHDASGPGIQIPYCVAYSTTPIMLEGRPYGQLHSLPPKRSDSFLAQVTETTMDMSQDFVGAVVPSDFIVNLCYYLKKEGINPDLEADADYIVNLWQKFVHVMNNKFRTAGQSPFTNISIFDRPNLEKIFGETVYPDGSKVDIEYVMKVQKLIAKFFSEGDPATGLPYRFPVMTANISIDEKRKPLDEDFLNFIAETNIKMGVYNIYANEGTKIATCCRLINNTSRMTYRADSFGNGGLNIGSHRVVTINFPRIAQEAKNKDHFFELLEERVKLARDLLIVHREEILKRRIDAGFNKFFKPLNWLSLNMFFSTFGIHGLYEMCYFMGVPMESEEGQQFVEDILLKLEDYANQFSKECGYSFNVEEVPAESAAVTLAKKDKVAGLVEQPFELYSNQYLPLIADVDPIERIKLSGRFMNLVSGGGIVHLNIQERIKSPAIMKKLIKLALQAKVPHFAINYGYGICENGHTSVVGTGKTCPICGGPIKDWMTRIIGYFTRISSWNDVRKNYEYPRRKFK, encoded by the coding sequence TTGATAAACTTTACGAGAGCTTTGTTAATGATCCAAAGGGAAAAGAGTATCTAAAATTAGATGGTATCGCTCCAGAAAAAATTGACGTGGGGGCAATGAGTAAGGCTTATTTTACTTCTAGGCTGGCAGATGCTTCTATAGATACTAATGCTAATGCTAACGAAGAAATAAGTGCTAATAATTATCAGGCTGAGATTACAAAAGGATTGTTAAAGTTAGATGGCTATTATCTGTTATGGAAATACATGAAAAAACGGTTTGGTTTAGAGAGAGCAAATGAGGCTATTAAGGCTATTTGGGAAGGGAAACTTTATTTTCATGATGCCAGCGGCCCAGGTATACAGATTCCTTATTGTGTTGCTTATAGCACTACCCCTATTATGTTGGAAGGGCGGCCTTATGGACAGCTTCATAGTTTACCACCAAAGCGTTCAGATAGCTTCTTGGCTCAAGTCACAGAAACTACAATGGATATGAGTCAAGATTTTGTAGGAGCTGTAGTTCCTTCAGATTTTATAGTTAATTTATGTTATTACTTGAAAAAAGAAGGAATTAATCCTGATTTGGAGGCGGATGCAGATTATATTGTTAATTTGTGGCAGAAATTCGTTCATGTAATGAATAACAAGTTTAGAACTGCGGGGCAATCACCTTTTACAAATATTTCTATTTTTGATCGTCCTAATCTGGAGAAGATTTTTGGTGAAACCGTATATCCTGACGGGTCTAAAGTAGATATAGAATATGTTATGAAGGTACAGAAATTAATTGCGAAGTTTTTTTCAGAAGGTGATCCTGCCACGGGATTGCCATATCGTTTTCCAGTAATGACGGCAAATATCAGTATAGATGAAAAGCGTAAACCTCTTGATGAAGACTTTTTAAATTTTATTGCTGAAACTAACATCAAAATGGGTGTTTATAATATATATGCTAACGAAGGAACAAAGATTGCGACTTGTTGTCGTCTTATAAATAACACTTCTCGTATGACTTACAGGGCCGATTCTTTCGGCAATGGTGGGTTGAACATTGGTAGCCATCGTGTTGTTACTATTAATTTCCCACGTATTGCTCAGGAAGCTAAAAACAAAGACCATTTCTTTGAGCTTTTAGAGGAACGGGTAAAATTAGCACGGGATCTATTGATAGTTCATAGAGAAGAAATTCTAAAACGGCGTATTGACGCTGGCTTTAATAAATTCTTTAAACCTCTTAATTGGTTAAGTTTGAATATGTTCTTTTCGACTTTTGGGATTCACGGCCTCTATGAAATGTGTTATTTCATGGGTGTGCCGATGGAAAGTGAAGAAGGTCAACAGTTTGTGGAAGATATTTTATTGAAATTAGAGGATTATGCTAACCAATTTAGCAAAGAGTGTGGGTACAGTTTTAATGTTGAAGAAGTTCCTGCTGAATCCGCCGCCGTTACCCTGGCGAAGAAAGATAAAGTCGCTGGATTAGTAGAACAACCCTTTGAGTTGTATTCTAATCAATATCTACCTCTTATTGCTGACGTTGATCCAATAGAACGGATTAAACTATCGGGCAGATTTATGAATCTAGTGTCGGGTGGGGGAATAGTTCACCTGAATATCCAGGAACGCATTAAATCTCCTGCTATTATGAAAAAGTTAATTAAACTAGCCTTACAAGCTAAAGTTCCTCACTTTGCGATCAATTACGGTTATGGTATCTGCGAGAATGGTCACACTTCAGTTGTGGGAACTGGAAAGACCTGTCCCATCTGTGGGGGGCCGATTAAAGATTGGATGACTAGAATTATAGGGTATTTTACTCGTATTTCTAGTTGGAATGATGTAAGAAAGAATTACGAGTATCCAAGACGAAAATTTAAATAG
- a CDS encoding RNA ligase (ATP) has protein sequence MSSLIVEVVRVNTLTKHPNADTLWIAQIKGWNCIVKEGQFKVGDLAIYIPIDAVLPEKMIEEYKLDYLKNGGRVKTIKLRGCISQGLLLPVPPNKHWVEGQNVAEELGITKWEPPTPTYVYYSNFKGSKRNPNPNFKKYTDIENINNYPEIFKPGELVVITEKIHGTNFRVGNVPIEENNWWARIKAWFGGGYEFVVGSRNVQLSSCSLWNKKKVWYSEDVYTKIAKRYNLNQILPKDHILFGEIYGKGIQDLTYGLENIDVVFFDLMVNGKYVDYYDFVSFCSRFNLPTVPLIYIGEYMPSLLTLYTCGNSLLYPSQMREGAVIKPLKETIDPRIGRKILKSINPEYLLRKGATEYH, from the coding sequence ATGAGTAGTTTAATTGTAGAAGTGGTGAGGGTCAATACCCTCACCAAACATCCTAATGCCGATACTTTATGGATTGCTCAAATTAAAGGCTGGAATTGTATTGTTAAAGAAGGTCAATTTAAAGTGGGGGATCTGGCTATTTATATACCTATTGATGCCGTTCTTCCTGAAAAGATGATTGAGGAGTATAAGTTAGATTATTTAAAGAACGGGGGACGGGTAAAGACAATTAAATTAAGAGGTTGTATATCCCAAGGCCTCTTGCTCCCCGTGCCTCCCAACAAACACTGGGTAGAAGGACAAAATGTAGCGGAAGAACTAGGAATTACAAAATGGGAACCGCCTACACCTACTTATGTTTATTATAGTAATTTTAAGGGATCAAAACGAAATCCCAATCCTAACTTTAAAAAGTATACTGATATTGAAAACATAAATAATTATCCTGAAATCTTTAAGCCTGGAGAGCTGGTAGTTATAACCGAAAAAATCCACGGAACTAATTTTAGGGTTGGTAATGTTCCTATTGAAGAAAACAATTGGTGGGCAAGAATAAAGGCTTGGTTTGGCGGCGGGTATGAATTTGTGGTAGGATCTCGAAATGTTCAATTATCTAGTTGTAGTTTATGGAATAAGAAAAAAGTTTGGTACAGTGAAGATGTATATACTAAGATAGCTAAACGTTATAATCTGAATCAAATTTTACCAAAAGATCACATTCTCTTTGGTGAAATCTACGGGAAGGGAATACAAGATTTAACGTATGGATTAGAAAATATTGACGTGGTATTTTTTGACTTAATGGTAAACGGTAAATATGTGGACTACTATGATTTTGTTTCGTTCTGTTCTCGTTTTAACTTACCTACAGTCCCCCTTATTTATATTGGCGAGTATATGCCTTCATTACTGACTCTATATACTTGTGGAAATTCACTTTTATATCCTTCGCAAATGAGGGAGGGGGCGGTAATCAAACCTTTAAAAGAAACAATTGATCCTAGAATTGGCCGTAAAATACTTAAATCAATAAACCCTGAATACTTACTCCGAAAAGGAGCTACAGAATATCATTAA
- a CDS encoding sigma-70 family RNA polymerase sigma factor — MKLPKHIQENLKRNKHYYDMTGPNIERCKVDPDYLGEAILVNENLIWYSVHKYIGNPDTIVKNNCIEKDDILQLGRMGFIKAIKAFDTKRGIKFSSFAVTAIVREIRCFLRDSGSIIRPTRTANELINKIRKIENEFGYLPSVEELEVLLGEDKEKINKALQVGRTVKYLDEEVAAGGEQSSLTLLDLIDSNSDLEDDILDKVYVDSVLDKLSDKLTEKEMNVLRLRLAGYSQTQTAAKEHISQMRVSRIMKKVALLIKEHPDLKTLLSSA, encoded by the coding sequence ATGAAGTTGCCGAAACATATACAGGAAAACTTAAAACGTAATAAACATTATTACGATATGACAGGGCCTAATATTGAACGATGTAAAGTAGATCCCGATTATTTGGGTGAAGCTATTTTAGTTAATGAAAACCTTATTTGGTACAGCGTTCATAAATATATTGGCAATCCTGATACTATTGTAAAAAATAACTGCATAGAAAAGGATGATATTCTCCAGTTAGGAAGAATGGGTTTTATAAAAGCTATTAAGGCCTTTGACACTAAACGGGGGATAAAGTTTTCCTCTTTTGCTGTTACAGCTATAGTGAGAGAAATAAGATGTTTTTTACGTGATTCTGGTAGCATCATCCGCCCCACCCGCACGGCCAATGAATTAATAAATAAAATCCGTAAGATAGAAAATGAGTTTGGTTACTTACCTTCTGTAGAAGAGTTAGAGGTTTTATTAGGAGAAGATAAAGAAAAGATAAATAAGGCTCTTCAAGTAGGCAGAACAGTAAAATATCTTGATGAAGAGGTGGCCGCGGGCGGGGAGCAATCATCATTAACCTTATTAGACCTTATAGATTCAAATTCTGATTTAGAAGATGATATTTTAGATAAGGTTTATGTAGATTCAGTTTTGGATAAGTTAAGTGATAAACTAACAGAAAAAGAAATGAATGTATTACGTTTGAGGTTAGCTGGTTATTCTCAAACGCAGACCGCCGCCAAAGAACATATATCTCAAATGAGAGTTAGCAGAATAATGAAAAAAGTTGCTTTATTAATCAAGGAACATCCTGATTTGAAAACCCTTTTAAGTAGTGCTTAG
- a CDS encoding phage holin family protein: protein MMDLTQILNEVILYLHDATTRVKPVFVILVSFLNYILFPDAAYIPAAAALGGAMLLDIITKYYALSVKSNGIKNAIKNKEISSETLWAGSRRKIISYLVVMVLCGLSVRVTMLVTVAVFLSTIAYSIMFLRESQSVIENLIDAGHTDLEWLLFWLRKKEETVLDNKTQVTAPIEQVIIEKANNITPAPTQRGTSTPTEGGDVKGDADWDARI, encoded by the coding sequence ATGATGGACTTAACACAAATTCTTAATGAAGTTATTTTGTATTTACATGACGCCACCACCAGAGTAAAACCTGTTTTTGTTATTCTAGTATCTTTTTTAAATTATATTTTATTCCCTGATGCCGCCTATATACCTGCGGCGGCGGCCCTAGGCGGGGCTATGTTATTAGATATTATCACGAAATACTATGCTTTAAGTGTTAAGAGTAATGGAATAAAAAACGCTATTAAAAATAAAGAAATTTCTTCAGAAACATTATGGGCAGGGTCGCGGCGTAAGATAATCAGCTATTTAGTTGTAATGGTTCTTTGTGGATTGAGTGTTAGAGTAACTATGTTGGTTACTGTAGCCGTATTTCTATCCACTATTGCTTATTCCATAATGTTTCTTCGTGAGTCTCAAAGTGTCATTGAGAATCTAATAGACGCAGGACATACAGATTTAGAGTGGTTGTTATTCTGGCTAAGGAAAAAAGAAGAAACTGTGTTAGATAACAAAACTCAGGTTACAGCTCCTATTGAACAAGTAATTATAGAAAAAGCTAATAATATTACTCCCGCCCCCACACAAAGAGGAACCAGCACTCCTACTGAGGGTGGGGATGTTAAAGGAGATGCTGACTGGGATGCCAGGATATAG
- a CDS encoding HU family DNA-binding protein: MQVFKKDLAAIYAEIAGITKVEADRRITTILELISSYLEEGYDVKLSNFFNFFVKERAAKEGINPITKEPMTIPATRTVHVKMTKSLKERIQGKR, encoded by the coding sequence ATGCAGGTTTTCAAGAAAGATTTGGCGGCAATTTATGCAGAAATAGCAGGCATTACTAAAGTGGAAGCAGATAGACGAATTACTACGATACTGGAACTGATTAGTTCTTATTTAGAAGAAGGTTATGATGTTAAGCTGAGTAATTTCTTTAATTTCTTTGTAAAAGAGCGGGCGGCAAAGGAGGGTATTAATCCGATTACTAAAGAACCTATGACCATCCCCGCCACCAGGACTGTTCACGTTAAAATGACTAAATCTCTTAAAGAACGTATTCAGGGTAAAAGGTAA
- the tmk gene encoding dTMP kinase, whose amino-acid sequence MKIIAFEGIDASGKATQAEMLATALQGRGYRVMVQSFPCYESPIGQLLKKWLRGEIGLAPQAVHMLFEADRYDFWAKKPVLELEEYDFIIFDRYTLSNLVFGIVNGLYYSWLEAMQNDLPKPDLTFILDLPVELSFKRKKNRDRFEKDEELLQRVQDTYIKIGNYLVDRCNDLVRIVNADNPPELIHQEIISYVELVFLTEGVDNNS is encoded by the coding sequence ATGAAGATAATCGCTTTTGAGGGTATAGATGCTTCAGGAAAAGCTACTCAGGCTGAAATGCTGGCCACCGCTCTTCAGGGGCGGGGGTATAGGGTAATGGTTCAATCTTTTCCTTGTTACGAAAGTCCTATAGGACAACTTCTCAAAAAATGGCTTCGAGGCGAGATAGGATTAGCTCCCCAGGCTGTCCACATGCTTTTTGAAGCAGATAGATATGATTTTTGGGCTAAAAAACCTGTTCTAGAATTAGAAGAATATGATTTTATCATTTTTGACCGCTATACTCTCTCTAACCTGGTTTTTGGAATAGTTAATGGATTGTATTATAGTTGGTTGGAGGCAATGCAGAATGATCTACCAAAACCTGATTTAACTTTTATTCTAGATCTGCCTGTAGAACTTTCTTTTAAACGCAAGAAAAATAGGGATAGATTTGAAAAGGACGAAGAACTGCTCCAGCGAGTACAGGATACTTACATTAAAATAGGTAACTATTTAGTGGATAGATGTAATGATTTAGTACGAATTGTTAATGCGGATAATCCTCCTGAGTTAATCCACCAGGAAATCATTTCTTATGTAGAATTAGTTTTCTTGACTGAAGGGGTAGATAACAATTCGTAA
- a CDS encoding lytic transglycosylase domain-containing protein, whose amino-acid sequence MILLLVILFYLIYPARISEDIVVRSPPPSVKISSRHEISLEQKLAQLMFEYNTTLSMETARQYSRIVCKEAGIHQIDPIWILAIMWQESRFDTRVQSEAGARGLMQILPSTAREYGVKPDQLYTPEINIQLGIKYLAYLQKQFNGNLFLATTAYNQGIGNVKRGEYNTVYTKKVQRHYEQMKKSISSR is encoded by the coding sequence TTGATTTTATTGCTAGTAATTCTTTTCTATTTAATATATCCTGCTCGTATAAGTGAAGATATAGTGGTGCGTTCCCCGCCACCGTCCGTAAAAATAAGCAGTCGTCATGAAATATCCTTAGAACAAAAACTAGCACAACTTATGTTTGAATATAATACTACTTTAAGTATGGAAACAGCGAGGCAGTATTCAAGAATAGTTTGCAAAGAAGCAGGCATCCATCAAATAGATCCTATTTGGATATTAGCCATAATGTGGCAGGAAAGCCGTTTTGATACTAGAGTGCAATCGGAGGCGGGAGCTAGGGGGTTAATGCAGATACTCCCTAGTACAGCTAGGGAATATGGAGTAAAACCTGATCAGTTATATACTCCTGAAATAAATATCCAGTTAGGCATAAAATATCTTGCCTACTTACAGAAACAATTTAATGGTAATTTATTTCTGGCGACGACAGCCTATAATCAGGGGATTGGAAATGTTAAAAGAGGAGAATACAATACTGTCTATACGAAAAAAGTTCAAAGACACTATGAACAAATGAAAAAGTCTATTTCTAGTAGGTGA
- a CDS encoding peptidoglycan recognition protein family protein, whose translation MLKEMLTGMPGYSVIQRWLTPNRYSRPQRPIIKIKGIVIHWVAVPNGRAEGVYNFFENRKYGKNDFGSAHEVIDLDGSIIQMIPPNEMAYAVGAYKYTQKALNELSSYPNDCTYSIECCHVDWDGTMTATTYNTLVTRCVDLCTQWGLDPLRNLWLHYEITGKDCHRWFVNHPDEWAKFKQLVADHKNNKVEEMVTVAIEEWQKEIGIKAVQELASNENRLISNPEEWIARIAENTPNWLFFEMLRRLNAKINKIK comes from the coding sequence ATGTTAAAGGAGATGCTGACTGGGATGCCAGGATATAGTGTGATACAACGATGGTTAACTCCAAACAGATATAGTCGTCCTCAAAGGCCGATTATCAAAATCAAAGGAATTGTAATCCATTGGGTGGCTGTTCCTAATGGACGAGCAGAGGGGGTTTATAATTTCTTTGAAAACCGAAAGTATGGAAAAAATGATTTTGGTTCGGCGCATGAAGTTATTGATTTAGATGGTTCTATTATTCAAATGATACCACCAAATGAAATGGCCTATGCAGTAGGAGCTTACAAATATACTCAAAAGGCTTTAAATGAACTAAGCAGCTACCCGAATGATTGCACTTATTCAATTGAATGTTGTCATGTTGATTGGGATGGCACAATGACAGCAACTACTTATAATACTTTGGTAACTAGGTGTGTAGACCTCTGTACTCAGTGGGGTTTAGATCCTCTGCGTAATTTGTGGCTACATTATGAAATTACAGGTAAAGATTGCCATAGGTGGTTTGTTAATCACCCTGATGAGTGGGCTAAATTTAAACAACTTGTTGCTGATCATAAGAATAATAAAGTAGAGGAGATGGTTACAGTGGCGATTGAAGAATGGCAGAAAGAAATTGGTATTAAAGCGGTGCAAGAATTAGCCAGCAATGAAAATAGACTTATTAGCAATCCCGAAGAATGGATTGCAAGGATTGCTGAAAATACTCCTAACTGGCTTTTCTTTGAAATGCTTCGACGATTAAATGCTAAAATTAATAAAATTAAATAG
- a CDS encoding dUTP diphosphatase, which translates to MDSLLKEILDTKKLFLTAKMNYRRFDKTIPALYRDNIGNAGYDLFAREEVTLQPGEYKRIPLNVATEIPIGAVGLLFQRSSLFHRLGLRLTNGVGVIDASYRGDGDEWQAEFQNVTDEPVTVRKGDKICQAVFVPILHMELIEKDSLGNEDRGGFGSTFHNAFEGGGDNARK; encoded by the coding sequence ATGGATTCTCTGCTTAAAGAGATTTTAGATACCAAGAAATTATTTTTAACAGCTAAGATGAACTATAGGCGGTTTGATAAAACAATACCCGCCCTCTATCGAGATAATATTGGCAATGCTGGCTATGATTTATTTGCACGAGAAGAGGTAACTCTTCAGCCAGGGGAGTATAAACGCATCCCTCTTAATGTAGCAACAGAAATTCCTATCGGGGCGGTGGGCCTCTTGTTTCAGCGGTCAAGTCTCTTTCACCGTTTAGGACTACGGCTGACTAATGGTGTGGGAGTAATTGATGCTTCTTATCGCGGTGATGGCGATGAATGGCAAGCTGAGTTTCAAAATGTAACGGACGAACCTGTAACGGTTCGTAAAGGAGATAAAATTTGTCAAGCAGTATTTGTACCTATTCTCCACATGGAACTTATAGAAAAAGACAGTTTAGGTAATGAAGATCGGGGTGGTTTTGGAAGTACCTTTCATAATGCTTTTGAGGGAGGGGGAGATAATGCAAGAAAGTGA